A stretch of Myceligenerans xiligouense DNA encodes these proteins:
- the metX gene encoding homoserine O-acetyltransferase MetX, which translates to MSAPAAPPREPGQAPIPASGAWRDGDDPGRRQFADLGAFDLEAGGRLPAVRAAYETWGRLAPDGSNAVLVLHALTGDSHVTGDAGPGHVTAGWWQDLVGPGLPIDTDRYFVVAPNALGGCQGTTGPASTAPDGQPWGGRFPFVTTRDQVAVEVALARELGIDGWELVIGGSMGGLRALEWAIQGPEAGIEVRNVAAIATTAQVGGDQIAWSHPQLAAIRADAGFRDGDYYDAPDDAGPHRGLAIARQIAHATYRTSSELDTRFGRLPQGGENPFDGGRFAVQSYLDHHGDKLARRFDANAYLVLTESMNSHDLGRDRGGVELALSGITARTLVVAVDSDRLFPPEQSARLVRGIPGADPLRIITSDYGHDGFLVEGDQLAPLVAEFLAGP; encoded by the coding sequence CTGAGCGCGCCGGCGGCCCCACCGCGGGAGCCCGGCCAAGCACCGATCCCGGCGAGCGGCGCCTGGCGCGATGGCGACGACCCCGGCCGGCGGCAGTTCGCCGACCTCGGTGCCTTCGACCTGGAGGCCGGCGGGCGGCTTCCCGCGGTGCGAGCCGCCTACGAGACCTGGGGACGGCTCGCGCCGGACGGCTCCAACGCCGTCCTGGTGCTGCACGCGCTCACCGGCGACAGTCACGTGACGGGCGACGCCGGCCCCGGCCACGTGACGGCCGGCTGGTGGCAGGACCTCGTGGGTCCGGGACTGCCGATCGACACCGACCGGTACTTCGTCGTCGCGCCGAACGCCCTCGGCGGCTGCCAGGGAACGACGGGCCCGGCGTCCACCGCGCCCGACGGCCAGCCCTGGGGCGGGCGCTTCCCGTTCGTCACCACGCGCGACCAGGTCGCGGTCGAGGTGGCACTGGCCCGGGAGCTCGGCATCGACGGCTGGGAGCTGGTGATCGGCGGCTCGATGGGCGGCCTGCGCGCGCTCGAATGGGCGATCCAGGGCCCGGAGGCGGGCATCGAGGTGCGCAACGTCGCCGCGATCGCGACGACGGCGCAGGTGGGCGGCGACCAGATCGCCTGGTCGCACCCGCAGCTCGCGGCGATCCGCGCGGACGCTGGCTTCCGCGACGGCGACTACTACGACGCCCCCGACGACGCCGGTCCGCACCGCGGCCTGGCCATCGCGCGGCAGATCGCGCACGCGACCTACCGGACCTCGTCCGAGCTCGACACCCGGTTCGGTCGTCTGCCCCAGGGCGGCGAGAACCCGTTCGACGGCGGCCGGTTCGCCGTGCAGTCGTACCTGGACCACCACGGGGACAAGCTCGCGCGGCGCTTCGACGCCAACGCGTACCTGGTGCTGACGGAGTCGATGAACTCCCACGACCTGGGCCGGGACCGGGGCGGCGTGGAGCTGGCCCTGTCCGGGATCACGGCGCGGACGCTGGTGGTCGCGGTGGACTCGGACCGCTTGTTCCCGCCGGAGCAGTCGGCCCGGCTGGTGCGGGGCATCCCCGGCGCCGATCCCCTGCGCATCATCACCAGCGACTACGGACACGACGGCTTCCTCGTGGAGGGCGACCAGCTCGCCCCGCTCGTCGCGGAGTTCCTCGCCGGGCCGTAG
- the cofD gene encoding 2-phospho-L-lactate transferase — MERVTLLAGGVGGARLAHGLDRALRPSSDAPPTTAGPAGSPHPLTVVVNVGDDTELHGLWISPDIDTVLYTLAGLNDEERGWGLRGETYATLEQLARLGEDTWFTLGDKDLATHIVRTARLRGGATLSAVTWQVAKSLGVRPRIVPVTDDPLATMVDTPSGRLGFQEYFVGRQHADEVLGLHFEGAESARPAPGVIDALREAEMVLLAPSNPFLSIDPVLAVPGVRDALTGTAARRVAVSPIVGGAAIKGPAARILESLGHEVSALGVARLYTGLLDVMCIDERDAHLAGPIADLGFEVLVTDTIMGGPDGRERLARELLGTRA; from the coding sequence GTGGAACGAGTGACTCTCCTGGCCGGCGGGGTCGGCGGTGCCCGCCTCGCACATGGTCTCGACCGGGCGCTGCGACCGTCGTCGGACGCGCCGCCGACGACGGCCGGCCCCGCCGGTTCGCCGCACCCCCTGACCGTCGTCGTGAACGTCGGCGACGACACCGAGCTGCACGGCCTGTGGATATCCCCCGACATCGACACCGTCCTGTACACGCTCGCCGGGCTGAACGACGAGGAACGGGGCTGGGGCCTGCGCGGGGAGACGTACGCGACGCTCGAACAGCTGGCCCGGCTCGGCGAGGACACGTGGTTCACGCTCGGCGACAAGGACCTCGCGACGCACATCGTGCGGACGGCGCGGCTGCGCGGTGGCGCGACCCTGTCGGCGGTCACGTGGCAGGTCGCGAAGTCGCTCGGGGTGCGTCCGCGCATCGTGCCGGTGACGGACGACCCGCTGGCCACGATGGTCGACACCCCGTCCGGACGGCTCGGCTTCCAGGAGTACTTCGTGGGGCGCCAGCACGCCGACGAGGTGCTGGGGCTGCACTTCGAGGGCGCCGAGTCGGCACGGCCCGCTCCGGGCGTGATCGACGCGCTGCGCGAGGCCGAGATGGTGCTGCTCGCACCGTCGAACCCGTTCCTGTCGATCGACCCGGTCCTCGCGGTGCCCGGCGTACGTGACGCCCTCACCGGGACCGCCGCGCGCCGCGTCGCCGTCAGTCCCATCGTGGGCGGCGCCGCGATCAAGGGCCCGGCCGCGCGCATCCTGGAGTCGCTGGGGCACGAGGTGTCGGCGTTGGGGGTGGCCCGGCTCTACACCGGGCTGCTGGACGTCATGTGCATCGACGAGCGCGACGCCCATCTCGCCGGCCCGATCGCGGACCTCGGTTTCGAGGTCCTGGTCACCGACACCATCATGGGCGGTCCCGACGGCCGGGAGCGCCTCGCGCGGGAGCTGCTCGGGACCCGCGCGTGA
- a CDS encoding nitroreductase family protein produces MEFQEVVRKRRMHRRFTAEPVAAGAVDRMLRNAVRAPSAGFSQGWAFVVLDEREDRDRFWAAASPSSGGALPDGATAGEATDPGTSRSGRNMSAWLAGMRTAPVVVLVLTSKDAYLRRYAERDKGWEDRDESRWPVPYWHVDAGMASLLILQTAVDEGLGACFFGVPPRETPAVRAALGIPEEYEITGAIAVGHPATGGAAGSPTRRARKPLADLVHRGRFLPG; encoded by the coding sequence ATGGAGTTCCAGGAGGTCGTCCGCAAGCGGCGCATGCACCGGCGGTTCACCGCGGAACCCGTCGCGGCCGGGGCCGTGGACCGGATGCTGCGCAACGCCGTCCGCGCGCCGAGCGCGGGGTTCAGCCAGGGGTGGGCGTTCGTCGTCCTCGACGAGCGGGAGGACCGGGACCGGTTCTGGGCTGCGGCGTCGCCGTCGAGCGGCGGAGCCCTGCCCGACGGCGCGACGGCGGGCGAGGCCACCGATCCCGGCACCTCGCGGTCCGGCCGGAACATGTCCGCCTGGCTCGCGGGAATGCGCACGGCGCCCGTCGTCGTCCTCGTGCTCACGTCGAAGGACGCCTACCTGCGGCGCTACGCCGAGAGGGACAAGGGCTGGGAGGACCGCGACGAGTCCCGCTGGCCCGTCCCGTACTGGCACGTCGACGCCGGGATGGCGTCGCTGCTCATCCTGCAGACCGCGGTGGACGAAGGGCTGGGTGCCTGTTTCTTCGGTGTCCCGCCCCGCGAGACCCCCGCCGTGCGGGCAGCCCTCGGCATTCCCGAGGAGTACGAGATCACGGGCGCGATCGCCGTCGGGCACCCGGCCACGGGCGGCGCGGCGGGCTCGCCGACCCGCCGCGCCCGCAAGCCGCTGGCGGACCTGGTCCACCGGGGGCGCTTCCTGCCGGGATAG
- a CDS encoding C40 family peptidase — MASQMVGTKPGAIRDAVVWWGRESGGRWRVRPLGWRVLAVLVLVIALVYPWGPVATADDAEPPAGPTAQEATEARDAVRAGELDVAQAEAALAGLRQELEDAQIRVQMAAADHEDAVAALHAAEAEVREAREAAEQAGTAETTARAALAAVYRAAQRSGGLAEALGPLEVVLEAENVDDLIGQDAAERAVRRKLAAALAEYSNARARSESADARWSAARAAHAEATAEAEAAYEAAQRAVVDLAERTEAAERDRALLIERLADLRDTSVRIEREREEARAQEARNAREAEARAALEAAQADAEAAGGSGTERGGADDSGATAGGEGDAAGEPPTDDAPAEPDPGTDLEPDPDPGLTPDPEPVPDPPAPDPPAPGVPGSGSGTAAQGQTAVSWARTKIGSPYLLGGSGPASYDCSGLTSEAWKYAGTWITRTSRSQYLAVDRIGYDDLRPGDLVFYGSDPADPQSIYHVAMYTGDGRMIEAVMPGITLRETELRLSGAMPYAGRP, encoded by the coding sequence ATGGCTTCGCAGATGGTCGGCACGAAGCCCGGAGCGATCCGGGACGCGGTGGTGTGGTGGGGGCGGGAAAGCGGTGGGCGGTGGCGCGTCCGCCCCCTGGGCTGGCGCGTCCTGGCGGTGCTGGTCCTCGTGATCGCGCTGGTGTACCCGTGGGGCCCGGTCGCGACGGCCGACGACGCCGAGCCGCCGGCCGGCCCGACGGCGCAGGAGGCCACCGAGGCGCGCGACGCGGTGCGCGCCGGCGAGCTCGACGTCGCCCAGGCCGAGGCCGCACTGGCCGGGCTGCGTCAGGAACTGGAGGACGCGCAGATCCGCGTGCAGATGGCCGCCGCGGACCACGAGGACGCGGTCGCGGCCCTCCACGCCGCGGAGGCGGAGGTCCGGGAGGCTCGCGAGGCGGCGGAGCAGGCCGGGACGGCCGAGACGACGGCGCGGGCCGCACTCGCTGCCGTGTACCGGGCCGCGCAGCGCTCCGGCGGGCTCGCGGAGGCGCTCGGGCCGCTCGAAGTGGTCCTCGAGGCGGAGAACGTCGACGACCTCATCGGGCAGGACGCCGCCGAGCGCGCGGTGCGCCGCAAGCTGGCCGCCGCGCTGGCGGAGTACTCGAACGCGCGGGCGCGGTCGGAGTCGGCGGACGCCCGGTGGTCGGCGGCACGGGCGGCGCACGCGGAGGCCACGGCGGAGGCCGAGGCGGCGTACGAGGCCGCGCAGCGTGCCGTCGTCGACCTGGCCGAACGCACGGAGGCGGCCGAACGTGACCGGGCGCTCCTGATCGAACGCCTCGCGGACCTGCGGGACACGAGTGTCCGGATCGAGCGGGAGCGCGAGGAGGCGCGGGCGCAGGAGGCGCGGAACGCGCGTGAGGCCGAGGCGCGGGCGGCGCTGGAGGCGGCGCAGGCGGACGCCGAGGCGGCCGGTGGGTCCGGCACGGAGAGGGGCGGCGCGGACGATTCCGGCGCCACGGCGGGCGGCGAGGGCGACGCCGCCGGTGAGCCGCCGACGGACGACGCGCCGGCCGAGCCGGACCCCGGCACGGACCTCGAACCCGACCCGGACCCCGGCCTCACGCCCGATCCGGAGCCCGTGCCCGATCCGCCGGCGCCGGATCCGCCGGCGCCGGGCGTGCCGGGCTCCGGGTCCGGCACCGCCGCGCAGGGGCAGACGGCGGTCTCCTGGGCACGGACCAAGATCGGTTCGCCGTATCTCCTGGGTGGCAGCGGGCCGGCGTCGTACGACTGCTCCGGGCTCACGTCCGAGGCGTGGAAGTACGCGGGTACGTGGATCACCCGGACGTCACGGTCGCAGTACCTCGCGGTGGACCGGATCGGCTACGACGACCTGCGGCCCGGCGACCTCGTCTTCTACGGGTCGGACCCGGCCGACCCGCAGAGCATCTACCACGTGGCGATGTACACGGGGGACGGCCGGATGATCGAGGCGGTGATGCCGGGCATCACCCTGCGGGAGACGGAGCTGCGGCTGTCGGGGGCGATGCCCTACGCGGGCCGGCCCTGA
- a CDS encoding VOC family protein, whose product MPTLNPYLSFRTEARAALEFYRSVLGGDLNINAYGDMPMPGMETMDGNLVMHGQLDAPGGLTLMAADAPQGGAPYEAPTSGVTVALTGSSADHGYIAAAFDKLSDGASDVLPFELAPWGDYYGQLRDRFGISWMFNASTPESEAKWAAQQA is encoded by the coding sequence ATGCCCACGCTCAACCCCTATCTCAGCTTCAGGACCGAGGCCCGCGCCGCGCTGGAGTTCTACCGGTCCGTGCTCGGCGGCGACCTGAACATCAACGCCTACGGCGACATGCCGATGCCGGGCATGGAAACCATGGACGGGAACCTCGTCATGCACGGCCAGCTCGACGCGCCCGGCGGCCTCACCCTCATGGCCGCCGACGCCCCGCAGGGCGGGGCGCCCTACGAGGCGCCGACGTCCGGGGTCACGGTGGCACTCACGGGCTCGTCCGCGGACCACGGGTACATCGCCGCGGCCTTCGACAAGCTGTCCGACGGCGCGAGCGACGTCCTGCCGTTCGAACTGGCCCCGTGGGGCGACTACTACGGCCAGCTGAGGGACAGGTTCGGCATCTCCTGGATGTTCAACGCGAGCACCCCGGAGAGCGAAGCGAAGTGGGCGGCCCAGCAGGCCTGA
- a CDS encoding 2-phospho-L-lactate guanylyltransferase codes for MNVTAVVPLRDGVSGKSRLASVLDDDARRALITVLAQHVVGTLLATPQVDRVMVVTADIRFARSALGELSDVGDLEFLAQPPDRPGLNAALDAAREAFGVPTPENGSGGVRDVPGGIGDAPGPLLVAHADLPALTPGDITDLVMRSAGCPSGRSPERPISRHPADRSTSDRPHPADVVIATDRAGRGTNLLLLGAQGVERRFRYRFGPDSRAAHEAEAARLGLRAVTTSRPGTAVDLDTVDDWNELPAEVRAAVGRYAPFPAT; via the coding sequence GTGAATGTCACCGCCGTCGTCCCCCTGCGCGACGGCGTCTCCGGCAAGTCCCGCCTCGCCTCCGTCCTGGACGACGACGCCCGCCGCGCGCTGATCACGGTGCTGGCCCAGCACGTGGTCGGCACGCTGCTGGCGACACCGCAGGTGGACCGGGTCATGGTGGTCACGGCGGACATCCGGTTCGCGCGGTCGGCGCTCGGCGAGCTGTCCGACGTCGGGGACCTGGAGTTCCTGGCACAGCCACCGGACCGGCCAGGGCTGAACGCCGCGCTGGACGCGGCCCGGGAGGCTTTCGGGGTGCCCACGCCGGAGAACGGTTCCGGCGGTGTCCGTGACGTGCCTGGCGGCATCGGTGATGCGCCCGGCCCCCTCCTCGTCGCCCATGCCGACCTCCCCGCGCTCACCCCGGGTGACATCACGGACCTGGTGATGCGGTCGGCCGGATGTCCGAGCGGTCGGTCCCCCGAGCGGCCGATCTCTCGACATCCGGCCGACCGCTCGACATCGGACCGACCTCATCCGGCCGATGTCGTGATCGCGACCGACCGCGCGGGGAGGGGGACGAATCTGCTGCTCCTGGGCGCTCAGGGTGTGGAGCGGAGGTTCCGCTACCGGTTCGGGCCGGACAGCCGCGCCGCCCACGAGGCCGAGGCCGCACGCCTGGGACTGCGGGCGGTGACGACCAGCCGGCCCGGCACCGCCGTGGACCTGGACACGGTCGACGACTGGAACGAGCTTCCCGCGGAGGTCCGCGCCGCCGTCGGCCGCTACGCCCCCTTCCCCGCCACCTGA
- a CDS encoding zinc-binding dehydrogenase has translation MLAASVTSFSSDSPLDGLQVGDVPEPATREHWTTVDVRAASLNHHDLWSLRGVGLRKEQLPMVLGTDAAGVAPDGTEVVVHGVIGADGHGVGPRERRTLLSEHYPGTLAQRVSVPTANLIPKPAALSFEEAACLPVSWLTAYTMLFTTGGLAPGDSVLVQGAGGGVSTAAVLLGVAAGLEVFVTSRSAEKRERALSLGAAAALGPGERLPKRVDVVLESVGQATWQHSVRSVRPGGTIAVCGATSGDAPPAELARIFFQELRVQGVTMGSRDDLAALANFVSHHDVKPLIDSVHPLARTREAMAGLVDGTQFGKIVVTP, from the coding sequence ATGCTTGCCGCGTCCGTGACCTCGTTCTCGTCCGACAGCCCCCTCGACGGCCTGCAGGTGGGCGACGTCCCCGAACCCGCCACGCGGGAGCACTGGACCACGGTCGACGTCCGTGCCGCGAGCCTCAACCATCACGACCTCTGGTCCCTGCGCGGGGTCGGGCTGCGGAAGGAGCAGCTCCCGATGGTCCTCGGCACGGACGCGGCGGGTGTCGCACCCGACGGCACCGAGGTCGTCGTGCACGGCGTGATCGGCGCGGACGGGCACGGCGTCGGGCCGCGGGAGCGCCGCACGCTGCTGAGCGAGCACTACCCGGGCACGCTCGCGCAGCGGGTCTCCGTCCCCACCGCGAACCTGATCCCCAAGCCGGCCGCCCTCTCCTTCGAGGAGGCGGCTTGCCTGCCGGTGTCGTGGCTCACCGCCTACACCATGCTGTTCACCACCGGCGGTCTCGCGCCGGGTGACAGCGTCCTGGTCCAGGGCGCCGGCGGCGGCGTGTCCACCGCGGCGGTGCTGCTGGGGGTCGCGGCCGGTCTCGAGGTCTTCGTGACGTCGCGCTCCGCGGAGAAGCGGGAACGGGCCCTGTCCCTCGGCGCCGCCGCGGCGCTGGGTCCGGGCGAACGCCTGCCGAAGCGCGTCGACGTCGTGCTGGAGTCCGTCGGGCAGGCGACGTGGCAGCACTCGGTGCGCTCGGTCCGTCCCGGCGGGACGATCGCGGTGTGCGGGGCGACGTCGGGCGACGCGCCGCCCGCCGAACTGGCGCGCATCTTCTTCCAGGAGCTCCGCGTCCAGGGGGTCACGATGGGCTCGCGCGACGACCTGGCGGCTCTCGCGAACTTCGTGTCGCACCACGACGTGAAACCCCTGATCGACAGCGTCCATCCGCTTGCCCGGACGAGGGAGGCCATGGCCGGGCTGGTGGACGGCACCCAGTTCGGCAAGATCGTCGTCACTCCGTGA
- a CDS encoding FAD-binding and (Fe-S)-binding domain-containing protein, with translation MAQDEARLAAEAEADDAAAIAREAVAGALRTVLAGEVDHSTRRRAEYSTDASNYRVVPDMVVFPESSDDVVAAREVLRELEVPVTARGAGTSVAGNAVGTGVVLDFSRHLGAVLDIDPDARTARVQPGTVMSTLQAAAKPHGLRFGPDPSTQNRATLGGMIGNNACGPHAVAYGRTADNVVSLDVIDGRGRRFVAGSGDPEFAAVPGLKELVRENLALIRTEFGRFGRQVSGYSLEHLLPENGSNLARALVGTEGTLVTVCEATLSLVPLPSAPTLVVLGYPDMATAADDVPALLGFEPLAIEGLDARLVDVVRRAAGAQSVPDLPDGAGWLMIEVGGETQNEALGRAQAIAAASSALDTVVLPAGPDAARMWQIRADGAGLAGRTPSGEQAWPGWEDSAVPPEKLGAYLRDLQALMDRYGVDGLPYGHFGDGCIHLRIDIPMETSGSILRTFMHDAAELVARHGGSLSGEHGDGRARSELLPLIYSPEAIRLMERFKALFDPDDLMNPGVVVRPRAVDQDLRRPAARPTPSATPRTGVVATLLGGPSARTGYTGFGFAHDHHDLTTAVHRCVGVGKCRVVPEPGGTTTSFMCPSYQATRDEKDVTRGRARVLQEAVNGNLVGGLAAPEVHESLDLCLSCKACSSDCPAGVDMAQYKSEVLHRTYQGRLRPIDHYVLGWLPRWARLVGPFSRLVNKVLKPRWVQKAVLWAGGMDPRREMVTFAEVPFREWWRRGGATGGVPGLRVGGTPGHEGETAARLASKPKVVLWADSFSDSMAPSVPRAAVDVLTAMGYEAVVPDDGACCGLTWISTGQLDGARRRLENLLRVLGPYAVNGIPILGLEPSCTAVLRSDLVDLFPDDPRALAVSRAVVTVAELLTGEGGPDTIPLPAPSPDWTVPSLEDVTAVVQPHCHQYSVMGFAADREVLASSGAQVKELAGCCGLAGNFGMQKGHYDVSVAVAENALLPALRAASPGDVYLADGFSCRTQADDLADVQGKSLVELIAERL, from the coding sequence ATCGCGCAGGACGAGGCCCGGCTCGCAGCGGAGGCCGAGGCCGACGACGCCGCCGCGATCGCCCGGGAGGCGGTCGCCGGCGCGCTGCGCACCGTCCTCGCCGGCGAGGTCGACCACTCCACCCGCCGCCGCGCCGAGTACTCCACCGACGCGTCGAACTACCGCGTGGTCCCGGACATGGTCGTCTTCCCCGAGTCGTCCGACGACGTCGTCGCGGCGCGCGAGGTGCTCCGCGAACTGGAGGTACCCGTCACCGCGCGGGGTGCCGGCACCTCCGTGGCGGGCAACGCCGTGGGGACGGGCGTCGTGCTCGACTTCTCGCGCCACCTCGGCGCCGTCCTCGACATCGACCCGGACGCCCGCACGGCCCGCGTGCAGCCCGGCACGGTCATGTCCACGCTCCAGGCCGCCGCGAAGCCGCACGGCCTGCGGTTCGGCCCCGACCCGAGCACGCAGAACCGCGCCACGCTCGGCGGCATGATCGGCAACAACGCCTGCGGCCCGCACGCCGTGGCGTACGGCCGCACCGCCGACAACGTGGTCTCGCTCGACGTGATCGACGGGCGCGGACGCCGCTTCGTGGCGGGTTCGGGCGACCCGGAGTTCGCGGCCGTGCCCGGCCTCAAGGAACTCGTCCGGGAGAACCTCGCGCTCATCCGGACGGAGTTCGGCAGGTTCGGCCGCCAGGTCAGCGGCTACTCGCTGGAGCATCTTCTCCCGGAGAACGGTTCCAACCTGGCCCGCGCCCTGGTCGGCACCGAAGGCACGCTCGTCACCGTGTGCGAGGCGACGCTCTCCCTGGTGCCGCTCCCGAGCGCGCCGACGCTCGTCGTGCTCGGCTACCCCGACATGGCGACCGCCGCCGACGACGTCCCCGCCCTCCTCGGCTTCGAGCCGCTCGCGATCGAAGGGCTGGACGCCCGGCTGGTCGACGTCGTCCGCCGCGCGGCGGGGGCCCAGTCCGTGCCCGACCTGCCCGACGGCGCGGGCTGGCTGATGATCGAGGTGGGCGGCGAGACCCAGAACGAGGCGCTCGGGCGGGCGCAGGCGATCGCGGCGGCGTCGTCAGCCCTGGACACCGTCGTGCTTCCCGCCGGCCCCGACGCGGCCCGCATGTGGCAGATCCGGGCCGACGGCGCCGGCCTGGCCGGCCGCACCCCTTCGGGCGAGCAGGCGTGGCCCGGCTGGGAGGACTCCGCCGTCCCGCCCGAGAAGCTCGGCGCCTACCTGCGCGACCTCCAGGCCCTCATGGACCGCTACGGCGTGGACGGGCTCCCGTACGGGCACTTCGGCGACGGCTGCATCCACCTGCGCATCGACATCCCGATGGAGACGTCGGGATCGATCCTGCGCACCTTCATGCACGACGCCGCCGAACTGGTGGCCCGGCACGGCGGATCGTTGTCCGGCGAACACGGTGACGGCCGCGCCCGGTCCGAACTGCTTCCCCTCATCTACTCGCCCGAGGCGATCCGGCTCATGGAGCGGTTCAAGGCACTGTTCGACCCCGACGACCTGATGAACCCGGGCGTCGTGGTGCGCCCGCGCGCCGTCGACCAGGACCTGCGCCGCCCCGCCGCCCGTCCGACGCCGTCGGCCACGCCGCGGACCGGCGTCGTCGCGACACTGCTCGGCGGGCCGTCGGCGCGCACGGGCTACACCGGGTTCGGGTTCGCGCACGACCACCACGACCTCACGACGGCCGTGCACCGCTGCGTCGGCGTCGGCAAGTGCCGGGTCGTGCCGGAGCCCGGCGGCACCACCACGTCCTTCATGTGCCCGAGCTACCAGGCCACGCGGGACGAGAAGGACGTCACGCGAGGCCGCGCGCGGGTGCTGCAGGAGGCGGTCAACGGCAACCTCGTGGGCGGCCTGGCCGCGCCGGAGGTGCACGAGTCCCTCGACCTGTGCCTGAGCTGCAAGGCGTGCTCGTCCGACTGCCCGGCCGGCGTGGACATGGCGCAGTACAAGTCCGAGGTGTTGCACCGTACCTACCAGGGGCGGCTCCGGCCGATCGACCACTACGTGCTCGGCTGGCTGCCCCGCTGGGCGCGCCTCGTGGGGCCGTTCAGCAGGCTCGTCAACAAGGTGCTGAAGCCGCGGTGGGTGCAGAAGGCCGTGCTGTGGGCCGGAGGGATGGACCCGCGCCGCGAGATGGTCACGTTCGCGGAGGTGCCGTTCCGCGAGTGGTGGCGCCGCGGAGGCGCGACCGGGGGCGTGCCGGGCCTGCGCGTCGGGGGCACGCCCGGCCACGAGGGCGAGACCGCGGCCCGGCTCGCGTCCAAGCCCAAGGTGGTCCTCTGGGCGGACTCGTTCAGCGACTCGATGGCGCCGTCCGTCCCGCGGGCCGCCGTCGACGTGCTCACCGCGATGGGCTACGAGGCCGTGGTGCCCGACGACGGCGCCTGCTGCGGGCTCACCTGGATCTCGACCGGCCAGCTCGACGGGGCGCGCCGGCGGCTGGAGAACCTCCTGCGCGTGCTCGGGCCGTACGCGGTGAACGGCATCCCGATCCTCGGGCTGGAACCCTCCTGCACGGCCGTGCTCCGCTCCGACCTCGTGGACCTGTTCCCCGACGACCCGCGGGCGCTCGCGGTGTCGCGGGCCGTGGTGACCGTGGCCGAGCTCCTCACCGGGGAAGGGGGGCCCGACACGATCCCGCTCCCGGCCCCGAGCCCGGACTGGACCGTGCCGTCGCTGGAGGACGTGACCGCCGTCGTGCAGCCGCACTGCCACCAGTACTCGGTGATGGGCTTCGCGGCCGACCGCGAGGTGCTCGCGTCCTCGGGCGCTCAGGTCAAGGAGCTCGCGGGCTGCTGCGGGCTCGCGGGAAACTTCGGGATGCAGAAGGGCCACTACGACGTCTCCGTGGCGGTGGCCGAGAACGCGCTGCTGCCCGCGCTGCGCGCGGCGTCACCCGGCGACGTGTACCTCGCGGACGGGTTCTCGTGCCGCACCCAGGCGGACGATCTCGCGGACGTCCAGGGCAAGTCCCTGGTGGAGCTGATCGCGGAGCGGCTGTAG
- a CDS encoding OsmC family peroxiredoxin produces MAVRTARTAWNGTLMDGKGQVELTSSGTGTFDVSFPRRTADAAEGVTSPEELIAAAHSSCYAMAFSGELGKAGGTPEQVEISADVTVEPDPAGGIRISTVALTVRGFAGGVDEAGFKAAAEAAKVGCPVSKALTGVDSITLDVTFEG; encoded by the coding sequence ATGGCTGTCCGTACTGCCCGCACCGCCTGGAACGGCACCCTCATGGACGGGAAGGGCCAGGTGGAACTCACGTCGTCGGGCACCGGGACCTTCGATGTCTCGTTCCCGCGCCGTACCGCCGACGCGGCCGAGGGCGTCACCAGCCCCGAGGAACTGATCGCCGCCGCGCATTCCTCGTGCTACGCCATGGCCTTCTCGGGTGAGCTCGGCAAGGCCGGCGGTACGCCGGAGCAGGTGGAGATCAGCGCCGACGTCACGGTCGAGCCGGACCCGGCCGGCGGCATCCGGATCTCGACGGTGGCCCTGACGGTGCGCGGCTTCGCCGGCGGCGTCGACGAGGCCGGGTTCAAGGCGGCGGCGGAGGCCGCCAAGGTCGGCTGCCCGGTCTCGAAGGCCCTCACCGGGGTCGACTCCATCACCCTGGACGTCACGTTCGAGGGCTGA
- a CDS encoding thiamine-binding protein yields MALFAFSVAPMTGSESVSDSVAEAVRIVRESGLPNRTTSMFTEIEGEWDEVMPVIKAATDAVAAGGHRTSLVVKADIRPGAAPGQLDSKVTRVEEKLATDDESRGHS; encoded by the coding sequence ATGGCTCTCTTCGCGTTCTCCGTTGCTCCGATGACCGGGAGCGAATCCGTCTCCGACTCCGTGGCCGAGGCGGTCCGCATCGTGCGGGAGTCCGGCCTCCCGAACCGCACCACGTCGATGTTCACCGAGATCGAGGGCGAGTGGGACGAGGTGATGCCCGTCATCAAGGCCGCGACCGACGCCGTCGCGGCCGGCGGTCACCGCACCTCGCTCGTCGTCAAGGCCGACATCCGTCCCGGCGCCGCGCCGGGCCAGCTCGACAGCAAGGTCACCCGCGTCGAGGAAAAGCTGGCGACCGACGACGAGTCCCGGGGCCACAGCTGA